The window AGTGCACGTACAGAACGACCACCACTAATAATGGGCACCAACTGATTCTGAACACTACCCGGTGTAATACCAGCGAGTGTGTTCGGACGACGTGGGTCAATACCGAAACCTTGCAGGTTCATATTTTTCACTCGGTATTCGAGATATTCCCCAACGGCACTTACATCTAGCTCATGCTTAGAAGCAAAAGTCTTATTGTAGTTCAAAGATGCTCTTGTATTGTATTGGAGGAATCTGCCCAAACCTTCAGAGATAGAACCAGATCTAGTTCTGATATCTGTTGATGTTGTATTATCAAATGTTCTGGGATCGTTATAGAAAGTATTCTGCGTTTCTCTGAAGTCAGCACCAATAATGGCATTGGCGGTCAGATTCTTTGTAATCTTATATGCAAAGTTAGCAGAAGCAACAATCTTCAACTGATCGTTGTAACTTCTATTCAACAAAATAGTACGTTCATAAGTATTTGGGCCGGCGAAATTATTACCCACACCAGTAGCCACGCTGCCATCAGGTCTGAAAAGACGCTGGTAAGGCGGTGTTAATCTTGTAGCAAAGAATGGGTTTCTTGTACTATTGGCTACATCACTCTCCTGAAAATTACGTTGTGTCAAACCCAGGTTGGTTGACAACTGCATGCTGAACTTATCGTCTGCATAATCGATGTTGTTTCTCCAGGTAAGACGACGCATGTCAGTACGATAGGTAATACCTTCTTCACCATAGTAACTAAGGTTAGAATAAAACAAGGTTTTACCAGTACCACCACTGAGGGTAATTTCATGACGATTGAAACGACCCTGACGGAAGAAGATATCATCCCAGTCAATATTGATACCCTTAACGCTATCCATCAATCTTGCGAATGTTGCCTGCTGTGCAGGTGAAGCGGCTTGTACAGCAGGGTTGTTGGGAGACCATGCCCAACCTGGCAATGTAGATGATGGCACGAGTCTGCCATATTCTTCCTGAGCTTTCAACAATTGCTCTGTATCCATCATTGGATAATTAAACTGTGGACGCAGGGTATAACCTACCTGACCGCTGTATGTAGTGCGCAGCTTACCTGCTTTACCACGCTTAGTGGTTACGACAATTACACCGGCAGCACCGCGAGAACCATACAATGCGGCAGCAGATGCATCTTTTAACACATCTACAGACTCAATGTCGTTTGCGTTGATACCCTGGAATACAGCTGCTTCTACAGGAATACCATCCACAATGTAGAGTGGTGTACTACCACCGGTAATTGAAGTGGGACCACGCAGAATAATGGTTGCAGCAGTACCAGGCTGACCACTACCAGAAAGTACACTCAAACCGGGCGCACGACCTTGCAGAAGCTGATCGAAAGAGGCCACAGGCAAGTTGGTGATTTCCTTAGCAGTTACGCGGCTGGATGCACCAGAGTATTCACTCTTTTTCTGGCGGTTGTAACCAGTTACCACCACTTCATCCAAATCGTCTACAGAAAGCTTCAACGTAACATTATACGTTGTTGCTGAACCTAACCTGATTTCTTGTTTGCTGTAGTTAACAGAAGAAATCACCAGATCTTTTGCAGTAGCAGGAACATTGATTGTGTACGTACCATCAGATTTTGTGGTAGTAC is drawn from Chitinophagales bacterium and contains these coding sequences:
- a CDS encoding SusC/RagA family TonB-linked outer membrane protein; this encodes MMRKLPMLIMGLLLSVTALFAQTKAISGKVVDESGAPIANASVLVKGTTIGTTTKSDGTYTINVPATAKDLVISSVNYSKQEIRLGSATTYNVTLKLSVDDLDEVVVTGYNRQKKSEYSGASSRVTAKEITNLPVASFDQLLQGRAPGLSVLSGSGQPGTAATIILRGPTSITGGSTPLYIVDGIPVEAAVFQGINANDIESVDVLKDASAAALYGSRGAAGVIVVTTKRGKAGKLRTTYSGQVGYTLRPQFNYPMMDTEQLLKAQEEYGRLVPSSTLPGWAWSPNNPAVQAASPAQQATFARLMDSVKGINIDWDDIFFRQGRFNRHEITLSGGTGKTLFYSNLSYYGEEGITYRTDMRRLTWRNNIDYADDKFSMQLSTNLGLTQRNFQESDVANSTRNPFFATRLTPPYQRLFRPDGSVATGVGNNFAGPNTYERTILLNRSYNDQLKIVASANFAYKITKNLTANAIIGADFRETQNTFYNDPRTFDNTTSTDIRTRSGSISEGLGRFLQYNTRASLNYNKTFASKHELDVSAVGEYLEYRVKNMNLQGFGIDPRRPNTLAGITPGSVQNQLVPIISGGRSVRALASAMGLAKYTFDKKYTVNLSYRYDGSSQLPQQNRYTTFYSAGVTWDVLKENFMRNFSKVNTLRMRASYGTSANADNFPFGDFGYLPQFSIGADGAGNQTLGVSALGNPAATWEFTKMLNVGVDFAFFNSRLNGTVEFYNKLTEQAFANQSLSLTGGFGAISANAAKVRNRGVEYSINYDLVRNKNLVLTLNANGSYNHNEVVSLGQVANFQQGTSLISVGLPLGTHWEVGWAGVDPASGRPLYYDAFGNVTNLYSAANRTQRWGTSFAPWIGGFGYTLRYRNLDMQVLMNYQDGSFRVNNLEFFMENPGFLAGGLNSAVAGRFWRGPGDTEATVQSPLYQNQFSSKYIQDASFLRLRTVTIGYNIPERSLKQMKFISSLRFYLAGQNLATWAKWKGYDPEDNNNISLSEFPNPRTITMGVDIRF